The sequence GGACTGGGAGCGGGCCAAGGACGAGGTCGACCTGCTCTCCGCGATCGGCTCCGACCACGACCAGAAGGCGTTCGAGGCGCACGAGTCCACCCCCGTGCTGTTCGGCGCCGCCCTGAACAACTTCGGCGTCGGCCGCCTGCTGGACGCCATGGTCGACATCGCCCCGGCCCCCGCGCCCCGTCCGGATGTCAAGGACGACCCGCGCCCGCTGGACCGGCCGTTCTCCGGCCTGGTCTTCAAGGTGCAGGCCAACATGGACCCCTCGCACCGCGACCGGATCGCCTTCGTCCGGGTCTGCTCGGGCCGGTTCGAGCGGGGCATGGTGCTGACCCACGCCGCGACCGGGCGTCCCTTCGCCACCAAGTACGCCCAGTCGGTCTTCGGCCAGGAGCGCGCCACGATCGACGAGGCCTTCCCCGGTGACGTGGTCGGCCTGGTGAACGCCACGGCCCTGCGCCCCGGCGACACCCTCTACGACGGCTCCGCGGTCGAGTTCCCCAGGATCCCGAGCTTCGCGCCCGAGCACTTCTGGACGGCCCGCTGCCGCGACTCCAGCCGGGCCAAGCAGTTCCGCAAGGGCATCGAGCAGATGGAGGCCGAGGGCGTCGTGCAGGTCCTCCGCTCCGAGATCCGGGGCGACCAGTCCCCGGTGCTCGCGGCGGTCGGACCGATGCAGTTCGACGTGGTCAAGCACCGGCTGGCCGGGGAGTTCAACACCGAGATCGCGATGGACCGGCTCGACTTCAGCCTGGCCAGGATCACCGACGCCGAGTCCGCGCCGGTCCTGGCCCGC comes from Streptosporangium roseum DSM 43021 and encodes:
- a CDS encoding peptide chain release factor 3, whose protein sequence is MTAILQEAARRRTFAVISHPDAGKSTMTEALALHASAITEAGAVHGKAGRRGVTSDWMDMEKARGISITSAALRFEYRGHMFNLVDTPGHADFSEDTYRVLAAVDCAVMLLDAAKGMEPQTLKLFEVCRHRRIPVITFVNKWDRPGREALELLDEIQEKTGLRPTPITWPIGTGGFFHGVVDRVVDQAVRYTRTPGGATKAIETELTPEQALAEIGEDWERAKDEVDLLSAIGSDHDQKAFEAHESTPVLFGAALNNFGVGRLLDAMVDIAPAPAPRPDVKDDPRPLDRPFSGLVFKVQANMDPSHRDRIAFVRVCSGRFERGMVLTHAATGRPFATKYAQSVFGQERATIDEAFPGDVVGLVNATALRPGDTLYDGSAVEFPRIPSFAPEHFWTARCRDSSRAKQFRKGIEQMEAEGVVQVLRSEIRGDQSPVLAAVGPMQFDVVKHRLAGEFNTEIAMDRLDFSLARITDAESAPVLARQRGVEVFTRAIDGELLALFTDEWRMRGVLRDHPGLVLKALLADTRG